The Streptomyces sp. HSG2 genome has a segment encoding these proteins:
- a CDS encoding M20 family metallopeptidase, whose product MKQLTPPEPEADLLSGAVLPGTLPEELRAELVAFRRDVHMHPELGNQEFRTTAAIKERLTRAGLRPRVLPIGTGLVCDIGASGGGSGGRPETIALRADIDALPIPDTKTDCAYRSTVPDRAHACGHDVHTTVVLGAGLVLAELHRRGLLPRPVRLVFQPAEEVMPGGAADAIEGGVLEGVRRILALHCDPRVDAGRIGLREGAITSACDRLEVSLDGPGGHTARPHLTTDLVTAVARVVTDVPALISRRVDTRSGLALTWGRVESGHASNVIPQHAELSGTVRCLDLEAWRQAPDVVVAAIDEVANLHRAKSQITYVRGVPPVVNEPSSTELLRRAMVARRGTESVRGTEQSLGGEDFSWYLERVPGAMARLGVRSPGERTVRDLHQGDFDVDEHAITVGVELLTAAALLDGV is encoded by the coding sequence GTGAAGCAATTGACCCCCCCAGAGCCCGAGGCAGATCTCCTGAGCGGAGCCGTGCTCCCCGGCACGCTCCCCGAGGAGCTGCGCGCCGAACTCGTCGCCTTCCGGCGCGACGTGCACATGCATCCCGAGCTGGGCAACCAGGAGTTCCGGACCACCGCCGCGATCAAGGAGCGCCTGACCCGCGCCGGCCTGCGGCCCAGGGTCCTGCCGATCGGCACCGGGCTCGTGTGCGACATCGGGGCGAGTGGAGGGGGGTCGGGCGGACGACCGGAGACGATCGCCCTGCGGGCCGACATCGACGCCCTGCCGATCCCGGACACCAAGACGGACTGCGCCTATCGCTCGACCGTCCCGGACCGGGCCCACGCCTGCGGGCACGACGTCCACACCACCGTCGTCCTCGGCGCCGGCCTGGTCCTCGCCGAGCTGCACCGCCGAGGGCTGCTGCCGCGTCCGGTGCGGCTGGTCTTCCAGCCCGCGGAGGAGGTCATGCCGGGCGGCGCGGCGGACGCCATCGAGGGCGGCGTGCTGGAGGGGGTGCGGCGCATTCTCGCGTTGCACTGTGATCCGCGCGTGGACGCCGGGCGGATCGGGTTGCGGGAGGGCGCCATCACCTCCGCCTGCGACCGGTTGGAGGTGTCCCTGGACGGCCCGGGCGGCCACACCGCGCGACCGCACCTGACCACCGACCTGGTCACCGCCGTGGCCCGTGTCGTCACGGACGTGCCGGCGCTGATCTCGCGGCGGGTCGACACCCGCAGTGGCCTCGCCCTGACCTGGGGTCGTGTCGAGTCGGGGCACGCTTCCAACGTGATCCCCCAGCACGCCGAGCTGTCCGGGACCGTGCGCTGCCTCGACCTCGAAGCCTGGCGGCAGGCGCCGGACGTCGTGGTGGCCGCCATCGACGAGGTGGCGAACCTGCATCGGGCCAAGTCGCAGATCACCTACGTCCGGGGCGTGCCCCCGGTCGTCAACGAGCCCTCCAGCACCGAACTCCTGCGCCGCGCCATGGTGGCCCGGCGCGGTACCGAGTCCGTGCGGGGGACCGAGCAGAGTCTGGGCGGCGAGGACTTCTCCTGGTATCTGGAGCGGGTGCCCGGGGCCATGGCCCGGCTGGGCGTCCGGTCCCCGGGCGAGCGGACCGTGCGCGATCTCCACCAGGGCGACTTCGACGTGGACGAGCACGCCATCACGGTGGGTGTGGAGTTGCTGACGGCCGCCGCGCTGCTCGACGGTGTCTAG